In Macadamia integrifolia cultivar HAES 741 chromosome 13, SCU_Mint_v3, whole genome shotgun sequence, one DNA window encodes the following:
- the LOC122059051 gene encoding endochitinase EP3-like, translated as MAVALTIRKSLLAITLAGILVGLMLESTMGQNCGCSSNLCCSQYGYCGSGHNYCGAGCQEGLCYYNITTNATTNDVVVAHIVTQEFFDGIVNQALYSSCKGKTFYTWDAFLKALDSYTAFGRVGTVDDSKREIAAFLSLTTVLLGYFCYTEAVNGNSSYYCDKTYTQYPCVTGKSYYGRGLLQLTWNYNYGAAGNSIGFDGLKTPETMANDVVISFKTALWFWMKYGHSIITSGQGFGATIKAISGPTECNGGNIENVQARVQYYMEYCDQFGVSPGDNLSCYNFDCSGLSISISIL; from the exons ATGGCCGTAGCTCTTACAATTAGGAAAAGCCTATTAGCCATCACTCTGGCCGGAATTCTAGTGGGGCTGATGCTGGAATCTACCATGGGTCAGAACTGTGGCTGTTCATCGAACCTCTGCTGTAGCCAATATGGGTATTGTGGCAGCGGCCATAATTATTGTGGCGCTGGATGCCAAGAAGGTCTTTGCTATTATAACATAACTACTAACGCAACTACTAACGATGTTGTGGTAGCTCATATTGTGACACAGGAGTTCTTCGATGGGATAGTGAATCAGGCCCTATATTCATCCTGCAAAGGGAAAACCTTCTATACTTGGGATGCATTCCTCAAAGCCCTTGATTCGTATACAGCCTTTGGCAGGGTCGGGACAGTCGATGACTCTAAACGTGAGATTGCAGCATTTTTAAGCCTGACCACTGTTTTATT aggat ATTTCTGTTACACTGAGGCGGTAAATGGGAACTCAAGTTATTATTGTGATAAGACTTATACACAGTACCCGTGTGTGACCGGAAAGAGTTACTATGGTCGTGGACTACTTCAGCTAACGTGGAATTATAACTACGGTGCTGCAGGAAATAGCATAGGATTTGATGGGCTAAAGACTCCTGAAACTATGGCCAACGATGTTGTTATTTCATTCAAGACAGCATTGTGGTTCTGGATGAAATATGGCCACTCAATTATTACTTCTGGTCAAGGGTTTGGAGCAACGATTAAAGCCATCAGTGGTCCAACTGAATGCAATGGTGGAAACATAGAAAATGTGCAAGCTCGTGTTCAGTATTACATGGAATATTGTGACCAATTTGGTGTATCACCTGGTGACAACCTCAGTTGCTATAATTTTGACTGCTCTGGAttatctatttctatttctattctaTGA